TTATCCATATTTTGTAAAACGTCCTGCCTGGTCAAAAATGCGGGACGCAGCCTGTTTTCAGAAAGCAGTTGCAACTGATCGCCGATAAACTTACTGTCCGGCTGAGTAGCATTGCCATAACTTAGTAAAACCTCTGCTTTCACTATCTCTCCAAATTCAACAACCGCTACAAACGTGTCACCATGATATGCATAGTTTTTATTGTTCCCCCCGTTTGGTTGAAAATACATAGTTCTGAAAACGCCGTATTTGCCAGGACCTCCATTCGCCGGAAATTCATATTCACCTGCTTTGTACCGGTTAACATCACCCCAGGCAACATCCATTGAACCATAGGTCTCTTCTACCTCCCTGGCAGCACTTACTAACAGCTCGACAGCCTGCTTTGGATTATTTAATCCTTCAGGAGTGGAAACAGGTCTCTCGGCACTCCATGGAATTGCAAACATATCACTGTCAAGCTTATCGAGCCATCTTCCAAAAAGGACAGCACCACGACTATCTACATTGGTAGCTCTATCCCACTGTTCCAGTACCAAAGCAGCTCTCAGTGCTGTTGAATCAGGGTGTTGTTCTACTGCAGTCAGCAGGTTATCTAAAAAACGGCCGGCAGCCTCCATTCCCGTGTCTAACTTATAATCAACCAGTTCATCAAAACTGATAGAAGCATCATCTTTAATCAGGTTCACTGCACGTTGCGCCCTTAAAGATACCGGCATATCCTCCGGAGACATATAAGGAGGAAAGTCCTCAAAGTCCAGTAAAAGCGGATAAGTAGATGTCCAGGGCGGATCATTCGCATTTTGTACAAAACCCGAAGAGGGATTAATCAACTTCGGCAGATCATCATAATCATGGTACCTGTTCCAGATATATTTCGACTGTGTGCCATCCACAGTACCATTCCAGAAAACCCAATCACCTTCAGATCTTACAGGAACATTGCCATTAAAGAGATAGAGAATGTTACCCTCTTTATCGGCATATATGAGATTGAACATTGGAATTTGCATCATTTTTAAAGCATCTTCAAACTCTTTCATGTTTTTAGCTTTACCCATTTCATGATACTGGGCATAATATGAACTGTTTTCAAGTCCTGCAACCCTTACGGCATAAGCCTTGTTGTCTTTCTCACCCATTACGGGTCCATGTTTGGAATACCTTAATTCAATATCCAGCTGTTGAACCGTGCCATCTTTTTGCAGTACTTTTAAAGGCACTCTCTTTTCCTGGAAAGGCACACTTTTGCCATCAAGCAGGTAACCACCCTCCTGCAGCGTTAACTCGTATCTGTCCGAAGCATCAATGGTATTTACAGTATGCGTCCATCCTAGCTGTTCGTTAAAGGCGATGTTTAACACAGGCATACCTACCAAAGTAACACCATACACGTTAAAGCCGGGAGCAGTCAACTGTGCTTCAAAAAACAAGTAAAAATCATTCCAGGGTAGATGAGGATTGGCAACCAACATCGCATTCCCTGATTCGGATTTAGAAGGAGCAATTGCATAGGAGTTAGAGCCCGGCGTTGTTTCTTTTATGGTCTCGGCTATATCGTTTCCTCCAATAAATTCAAGACATATAACTCTTTTACCGTGAGCCAGTACATCCGTGACTAAAACAGGCAACACCTGTTTCACCCTATCATCTATTTTATCGGGATGTGCTTTTGCATAATCGTTGAGACCCTTTACGAATGCCTCTAAATACTGTTTATCTCTGCTGCCGGATTTGTTATAGTGCGCCTCTGCAGAATCGGGCAGGTTGAACAGATGGACCAGTTTATCAGAATCCATATACTCCTCGCCGAAATATTCCGATGCCCTCCCCCGCGCCTGGGCATATAATTTCAAGATCAGGTTGGCATGGTTCTGCATTTGTGCCCATCCAAAAGCATAATACATCTCCGCTTCATTGTTAGCATACACGTGCGGCACGCCGTAATTGTCCCAGATGATTTCCGTGTTCTCCGGTTTTTGCGGGTTAGAGCAGGAAGAAAGAATAAAGATAGTGAAGACTATCGTTATCATTTCTGTTTGTCGCGTTACATAGGTGTCCCAAACTGTTACTTGCATTTTATCTGAATTTATAGATTAATACTATCCCTGAAGGCTCGCCCATCAGCGTATTAGGCTATTATTCACAAACTGACAGATATTATTAATATCTTCTGTCTCTCATTGAAACGGAAGCAGCGCCGGACGAACTTATCGGAGGTCTTCTGTTGTTCCGGCGGTTTACTTTCTGCTGTGGAGGGACAATGGAATGATTTTCATGCTTCCAGAGACTCTTTTCGAAATCAACCAGTTCCTGTTCAATCCTCTCCTGTTCCGCCTTTATTTCTTCGGGAGTGGAGGTGTACTGCGAGATGGCAAGGTTCCGTGGATTCTGTGCTTTGTAGATCTCCCCGTCGTACTTTCTCATGCGAAAAAAATCATCAACGCTGCCGCTCATGTTGTTATTGAGTGAAGAACTCATGACCGGTATCCGCCGTGCATAAGGAGCTATTTCGTCGTAAGGAATCCAGAAGAGGGGATAACGGGTGGTGGTACCATAATCGTCCCGGCGCTGCAAGACAGGGCAGATGGCGAGCGGTCTTACCTTGAAAGAAGAGCTGCCTGTATCGAAATAGTAAGCTTCTTTCACGAAATAACTTTCTACCTCATTGCCGGGAATATCGACGTCATTCACTACGATTTTCCCGTCGGCTGTTTCATAGTAAACACCGAACCGATCCAGCAATTCCTGGAAATCGACCCGGTACTCCTCTGTAAACTCTTCCCGTCCGTCCAGATATTCATAAGCCACAACAGCATCTTCCTGTAATAGATTGAATAGCATAGTAAACAGGCTCATCTTTCCATCTACAGGGGTGGGCGGGTAATAGAGCGGGGCATTGGCCTCTTTGGTAAGATCGAGATAGCGGTAGATGATACGCGACCATTTGGCATTTTCTATGTTTTCGTCGCTGTGGCGGTTTTGTTGTTCCATACGGATATTTGTACCGGCAGTCTGTACAGTACTTTGTCGACGCCGTTCTATTCTTTCCCTCGCCGTTTCCTGTGGGAAAAGGGCTGTAAAACTTCCTGTGAAAAGGATCAATATCAATAATACTTTTGTTTGCATATCTTTATTTCAGATTCAAAATTCAAGATTCAAAATTCAAAATTTCTTTACTTCTCAACTTCAGACTTCTTATTTTGCCTTTCCACTTTTTCACTGTACCCTCACTTCCATCACTGCAATCTCCCGCTCAGTACCATCAGGGCCAACCGCACGTACGCCCGAAATATAGAAATAACTGCCTCGTGCAAGACGTCTGATCTGCTCTTTCTGCCTATCAGAGAAACGGCTCCCATCAGAAACTTCGGGAATAGCATTTCCCATGGAATCGAAAAAGACAGTACGAAAACTGGTCACCCGGAACGGAATGGAAAGGATGCCATCGTCAATGGCTGCCTTGATCCCGCTGGCATTCATTAAAACCGCTTTCTGTAATCCTCCTCCCCTGAACATCACCGGATTTCCGTTCGCATCGCTGTATTCAATATATGGAGTGGGATCGGGGAGCGCGCGTACCCTGAACTCTTTAATGGCCACACGACGAACATCTCCGTCCGTGGTACGGGCCGATACCGATATCGTGACATCCTGTCCTATGGACGAGGGACGGGCAACCCACATATTTCCCCGACGGGTGAGGGTGCCGTTGGTGATAGTCGCACTGACATCCTGCGGAGCGATACCGGGTACGGAAATGCCGATCTCGTTATCGATGCCGGCATACAATACATTCATCAGGGTAGGAGCAATGGTAGCGATCGGTTCAATCACAGTGTAGCTGCCTGCAAACGGGCGACGGGTCACGCTACCATCACTGCCGGTCATTTCTAAATATCCTTCTACAGGGAATGTTCCGGTACGGTCAGCCCGGACGGAAAAGGATCCGTTTTCTTCTGTATCGAGAATCTCCCCGTTGACCATAATAAGAGGTTGTCGGGTAGAGTCTTCTGCCGAGAGTACAATACGGGCATTATAGGAACCACCTTGGATGACGATATCGGACTCGGGGATGATATAGGCATTCAGCCGGTTTACACGAAAATCTCCAATATCCACATTGTGCAGGATATTGGAGAGTGCTTCTCCTTCCGATGAACGGATATCATTCTCTATCTTGGTAAGCATGGTGATAGCTGCAGCCAGCGGCATTTGTTCAAAGAGAGAGGCTTCCCAGCTTTTATTGGCTGACCGTGGTTGTGTGCTGAGATTTTTTTCGATAATTGCCCGACGGGCGGGATCTGTTACGAGTTGCGTTACTGAGTCGCGGTAGGTATCGATTGTATTCCTGAATTTTCTTCCTTCACCATTTACGGGGGAGAGCATAACCACCGACGCGGCTTCCAGATCGTCTTTGTGTTTGATGTTACTGATATCCGCTTTTCTTCCGTCGGCTTCACGCACCATACGCAGTTTCAGTTCTCCAATATACCTTGTCAGCGAATCGCTCATGGCGCGTACCTGCACCCCTTTCCGGTACCACTCCCCGGCCTTTTCCGGGTTTTGTGCATGATAGGCCGTTAATTCATCCATGATCAGCCTATTGCGTTCCAGCATCGTACCGGATGAATTTCCCAGACTATTATCCACCATTTCGAATCCGTCGAGTACTTCGACCGATACGTTCAACGCCAGCATTGCAATGAATACCAGATACATCAGGTTGATCATTTTCTGACGGGGGGAGTTGGGACTGTTGACTGCCATGGATAGGATTATGTGATGGGGTTACCGGGATTGTTCTGTTTGTTGACTGTCATAGCATTCAGCATACGCGCATAGACTTCGTTCAGTTCTCTGAGCTGATCCGCCATTTTCTCTGTTTCTGCTTTAATAACTGATCCGTCGGGGAGGGTATCACCATACATAGTTCTGAGGCGGGCCAGCCCCTGATTGATCTGCTCGATAGCACCGATCTGGCTGCTGACGCTTTTGAGCTGTATCTCATAGATGGAGTTGAGTCCTGACAATGTACGATTAAGGTTTTCCATCTGTTTGCCGTATTCTTCGGAATGTGCCGAAAGATTATGAGGGACTTCATACCCCGGTTCGCCGGGCGAATTTGTTGGATGGATGTGGGGAGTTGTAGATACTTCGGAGTGTTGTGGAGTAAAATTGTGGGTAGCGGAAACGGAAATCGTTTCACGAGCAGATGGTGGTGTCTGTTGTGCTATAGCAGCGTTAAAACCGGGATCCTCTTCAGAGTTTACGGAAGAGAGTGCCGGGAATACCTGCTCCCACCTGTAATCGCGTATTGGTGAATCGAACGCCGAGAGGATAAAGACGATACATTCGGTGACCATCCCGATGAAGAGCATCTCATTGCCGAAGGGAAAGTGGAGCAGTTTAAACATCGCACCGAGTATCACGATGGCAGCTCCGAAACTATAGGCGAAATTGATGAACCGTTTCCCCCGCTCGGTTTGTAGAAACCGTTCAAGCCGGTTTTTATATCTTTTGTAGGCGTTCATTTTTTTAATTATCAATTACTAATTACTAATTACCGATGAATAGGAATTGTACAAATCTTAAATATTGAATTTGAAATTTTGAATTTATTTCCCCGAGCTGACCTGTGTTCTTACGCATCGGAACCCAATATAAGAACGTCCCCGGTTCTGGTATTCATTATCGCGCATATCCGACCGGATAAAGGTAGAGATATCTTTCCATGAACCTCCTTTCACTACTTTTCGTTTCAGGACATAGGGATCTTCGGTAGTAGCATTATAACTGTATTCAGGGTTCAGGTCACCCATCAGTTCGTTCCCCGACTCGGTGTAAGCGGTAGAGGTCCATTCCGCCACATTCCCGGCCATATCATACAATCCTGAGTTATTAGGCTTGAAACTTCTTACTTTAGCGGGGATAAGGTGGTTATCGGCACCATAGGCTCCGTCGCCCGGCTTGAAGTTGGCCTGGAAACAGCCGCTTTCACTTGTTGTGGCATCTGAATCCCATGGGTATTTATTGTCGGAGTTGGCATTCCGTGCTGCCATCTCCCATTCAGCTTCGGTGGGGAGACGGTATTTTTCTATTGTCACCCCTTGTTTGTTAATACTCCTGCGCAGAAAGAGGGTACGCCACTCACAGAAAGCAGTCGCCTGCTCCCATGAAACTCCTACTACCGGGTGGTGTGCGTAGGCGGGATGGGAAAAATAGTTACGTAAATAGCGTTCATTATCCGCGTTCGGAAAATCGTTCACCCAGCAGGTGGTATCAGGGTATATATTGACGATACGTGTGTGTACGAAGTCGTAAAGGCTGCTCAGGGGACGGGTAATGGTTTCATTGACAATTCGTCCGTCGGAAGCAATATAAGCTGTATCTTTCGATATTATGATGATTTCATTCGGATCGATGATGATGTCACTGTTCAATGTCCTCTCTGCGGGATTCAGTCGGTGCTGTCGTCTGGCCGCTTCTGCCGCATCAAACCACTCGTAACGAAAATTCATCTGGCGGGCATCCAGCATTTTTTCTCCTGTGATGGGATGTGTGGTATAAACACTGTTGATGGCAGCCTCTTCCTCTTCGGTATTTCTTGTCCAGGGGATGGGAATCCTCCAGTTCAACCGGGGGGTGACAGGATCACCGTATTCATCCTCAGTGATCTTGTAAAAGTCATCGCCGGCGTAGGCCGGGTCTGCCAGCCGTTCTCGGATGATGGAATCCCGTACCCAGTAAACAAACTGTTTGTATTGGGAGTTAGTGATCTCCGTCTCATCCATCCAGAAATTGTCTACCGATACGCCGCGGGTAGGTATCGAGAATCCCCAAAGCGAATCGATCTCTCCCGGCCCCATGATATAAGCTCCCCGTGACACCAATACCATATTGTATGGTGTGGGTTCCCCCCACACTTTACCTACAGGAACGCCGGTCAGTTCACCGCCGATACTGTTACCGATCCCCCGTCTGCCACAGGAAGCAATCATAATCAGTATCAGCACGAATAATATATATCTTTTCATAATTTCCAATTAAAAATTAAAAGTGAATAATTAAAAATTAGCATCAATCGTCTCATTTTTCACTATTCATTCTTCATTTTTCACTATAAAAGCCGGATGCTCTTATGCGGTTGCCGCTTCGGTTTGAAATGATCGAGTGGAAAATTATACCGGAGGTAGAGCTCATGACTCCCCCTGCTATTTTGTCCGATTCCCATAGTATGCAATCCGTAGGCATATCCCAACTCTACTTCACGGATGGTAGTTCCGGCAAAAAGCAGATATCCGTCGTTCATCCTCCATGATGCACCACCTGATAATTTTTTATTGTATTCGAGGCGAAGCGTAGCCTGCACTTGTAGCGTGCTGAGGTCGGTCTGAACCCACAACATCGGTTGTATTTCTAACGTATGAAAGAGAGTAATATTGTATCCGGCCATCAAATTATAGGAAAGGGGGATAGCCGACAACGTAGAATCGCTTTGAAGATCAGCTCCGAGAGAGTCATTATGTGCATAAAACC
This window of the Proteiniphilum saccharofermentans genome carries:
- the porN gene encoding type IX secretion system ring subunit PorN/GldN, encoding MQTKVLLILILFTGSFTALFPQETARERIERRRQSTVQTAGTNIRMEQQNRHSDENIENAKWSRIIYRYLDLTKEANAPLYYPPTPVDGKMSLFTMLFNLLQEDAVVAYEYLDGREEFTEEYRVDFQELLDRFGVYYETADGKIVVNDVDIPGNEVESYFVKEAYYFDTGSSSFKVRPLAICPVLQRRDDYGTTTRYPLFWIPYDEIAPYARRIPVMSSSLNNNMSGSVDDFFRMRKYDGEIYKAQNPRNLAISQYTSTPEEIKAEQERIEQELVDFEKSLWKHENHSIVPPQQKVNRRNNRRPPISSSGAASVSMRDRRY
- the porK gene encoding T9SS ring complex lipoprotein PorK/GldK, which produces MKRYILFVLILIMIASCGRRGIGNSIGGELTGVPVGKVWGEPTPYNMVLVSRGAYIMGPGEIDSLWGFSIPTRGVSVDNFWMDETEITNSQYKQFVYWVRDSIIRERLADPAYAGDDFYKITEDEYGDPVTPRLNWRIPIPWTRNTEEEEAAINSVYTTHPITGEKMLDARQMNFRYEWFDAAEAARRQHRLNPAERTLNSDIIIDPNEIIIISKDTAYIASDGRIVNETITRPLSSLYDFVHTRIVNIYPDTTCWVNDFPNADNERYLRNYFSHPAYAHHPVVGVSWEQATAFCEWRTLFLRRSINKQGVTIEKYRLPTEAEWEMAARNANSDNKYPWDSDATTSESGCFQANFKPGDGAYGADNHLIPAKVRSFKPNNSGLYDMAGNVAEWTSTAYTESGNELMGDLNPEYSYNATTEDPYVLKRKVVKGGSWKDISTFIRSDMRDNEYQNRGRSYIGFRCVRTQVSSGK
- the porL gene encoding type IX secretion system motor protein PorL/GldL encodes the protein MNAYKRYKNRLERFLQTERGKRFINFAYSFGAAIVILGAMFKLLHFPFGNEMLFIGMVTECIVFILSAFDSPIRDYRWEQVFPALSSVNSEEDPGFNAAIAQQTPPSARETISVSATHNFTPQHSEVSTTPHIHPTNSPGEPGYEVPHNLSAHSEEYGKQMENLNRTLSGLNSIYEIQLKSVSSQIGAIEQINQGLARLRTMYGDTLPDGSVIKAETEKMADQLRELNEVYARMLNAMTVNKQNNPGNPIT
- a CDS encoding acylase, which produces MITIVFTIFILSSCSNPQKPENTEIIWDNYGVPHVYANNEAEMYYAFGWAQMQNHANLILKLYAQARGRASEYFGEEYMDSDKLVHLFNLPDSAEAHYNKSGSRDKQYLEAFVKGLNDYAKAHPDKIDDRVKQVLPVLVTDVLAHGKRVICLEFIGGNDIAETIKETTPGSNSYAIAPSKSESGNAMLVANPHLPWNDFYLFFEAQLTAPGFNVYGVTLVGMPVLNIAFNEQLGWTHTVNTIDASDRYELTLQEGGYLLDGKSVPFQEKRVPLKVLQKDGTVQQLDIELRYSKHGPVMGEKDNKAYAVRVAGLENSSYYAQYHEMGKAKNMKEFEDALKMMQIPMFNLIYADKEGNILYLFNGNVPVRSEGDWVFWNGTVDGTQSKYIWNRYHDYDDLPKLINPSSGFVQNANDPPWTSTYPLLLDFEDFPPYMSPEDMPVSLRAQRAVNLIKDDASISFDELVDYKLDTGMEAAGRFLDNLLTAVEQHPDSTALRAALVLEQWDRATNVDSRGAVLFGRWLDKLDSDMFAIPWSAERPVSTPEGLNNPKQAVELLVSAAREVEETYGSMDVAWGDVNRYKAGEYEFPANGGPGKYGVFRTMYFQPNGGNNKNYAYHGDTFVAVVEFGEIVKAEVLLSYGNATQPDSKFIGDQLQLLSENRLRPAFLTRQDVLQNMDKREKL
- the porM gene encoding type IX secretion system motor protein PorM/GldM, with the protein product MAVNSPNSPRQKMINLMYLVFIAMLALNVSVEVLDGFEMVDNSLGNSSGTMLERNRLIMDELTAYHAQNPEKAGEWYRKGVQVRAMSDSLTRYIGELKLRMVREADGRKADISNIKHKDDLEAASVVMLSPVNGEGRKFRNTIDTYRDSVTQLVTDPARRAIIEKNLSTQPRSANKSWEASLFEQMPLAAAITMLTKIENDIRSSEGEALSNILHNVDIGDFRVNRLNAYIIPESDIVIQGGSYNARIVLSAEDSTRQPLIMVNGEILDTEENGSFSVRADRTGTFPVEGYLEMTGSDGSVTRRPFAGSYTVIEPIATIAPTLMNVLYAGIDNEIGISVPGIAPQDVSATITNGTLTRRGNMWVARPSSIGQDVTISVSARTTDGDVRRVAIKEFRVRALPDPTPYIEYSDANGNPVMFRGGGLQKAVLMNASGIKAAIDDGILSIPFRVTSFRTVFFDSMGNAIPEVSDGSRFSDRQKEQIRRLARGSYFYISGVRAVGPDGTEREIAVMEVRVQ